From a single Rubrobacter calidifluminis genomic region:
- a CDS encoding manganese efflux pump MntP family protein: MVGFSLILLQAGSPGAPQALFSLFVLGFFLSLDNFRLSIALGAFRLGWRRALRTAVVFGFWDGLSPLVGLFIGSYFGGEMGSAAEEVGPIVLVVYGLYLVVRSLQTEAPEDLDDRMALFGIPLSLSLDNLLAGTGLGMLGFPAALTAGIFGAITALMSLVGLQFGGALSRFVPLRPDLLSGLGLLVTGALLAFGY, translated from the coding sequence ATGGTCGGGTTCTCCCTGATCCTCTTACAGGCCGGCTCTCCCGGTGCCCCGCAGGCTCTCTTCTCCCTCTTCGTCCTCGGCTTTTTCCTGAGCCTGGACAACTTCCGGCTCTCCATAGCGCTCGGGGCCTTCCGACTCGGGTGGCGCCGGGCGCTCAGAACGGCGGTGGTCTTCGGGTTCTGGGACGGGCTCTCCCCGCTGGTCGGCCTCTTCATCGGGAGTTACTTCGGGGGGGAGATGGGTTCTGCGGCCGAGGAGGTCGGTCCGATCGTGCTGGTGGTTTACGGGCTGTACCTCGTCGTACGCAGCCTGCAGACCGAGGCACCCGAAGACCTCGATGACCGCATGGCCCTCTTCGGCATCCCTCTCTCTCTGAGCCTCGACAACCTGCTCGCAGGGACCGGACTCGGCATGCTCGGTTTCCCCGCTGCGCTCACCGCCGGCATCTTCGGCGCCATCACGGCCCTGATGTCCCTCGTGGGACTCCAGTTCGGCGGGGCCCTCTCGCGCTTCGTGCCGCTGCGCCCGGATCTGCTGAGCGGCCTCGGGCTGCTCGTCACTGGGGCCCTGCTGGCCTTCGGGTACTGA
- the pqqA gene encoding pyrroloquinoline quinone precursor peptide PqqA: MEWKTPDFEEIETRAEVTAYAGTWK, translated from the coding sequence ATGGAGTGGAAGACCCCGGATTTCGAAGAGATAGAGACCAGAGCTGAAGTAACCGCTTACGCCGGCACCTGGAAGTAG
- the aroA gene encoding 3-phosphoshikimate 1-carboxyvinyltransferase, with translation MAREIKGVPGRDFGVEDVRGNFPDELEIVPLKKPPDAEVGVPGSKSITNRALILAALAAGRSTISNPLFSDDTFWLMQALVQLGFEVFADVPGRRVEVVGLGGRIPAGKADIFVGNAGTVARFLPPFLALGRGVYRLDGTPRMRERPVSDLVDALRALGVRVDYEEDEGRFPIVVHGGGIPGGSVTVPGDKSSQFLSGLLLAAPYTREGLSLKVGGQLVSKPYVEITARMMRSFGGTLESFEGGYRVSPGAYRARHYAVEPDASAASYFFAVAAATGGRIRVAGLPPNAIQGDLRFVHLLKRMGCQVAFDAGVVEVRGPERLRGIDADMGDISDTMMTLAAIAPFADRPTTMTGLGHTRHQETDRLSAVARELSRLGVRVEERVNSLRIIPGKDRRLRRGLVRTYDDHRMAMSFAVAGLVAEGIRIENPGCVTKTLPGYFGLLEGLRG, from the coding sequence GTGGCGAGGGAGATAAAGGGCGTCCCCGGACGGGACTTCGGCGTCGAGGACGTGCGCGGAAATTTCCCGGACGAGCTGGAGATCGTACCACTGAAGAAGCCACCGGACGCGGAGGTTGGGGTGCCCGGCTCCAAGTCCATAACCAACCGGGCGCTCATCCTGGCCGCCCTGGCTGCTGGCCGCTCAACGATCTCGAACCCCCTCTTCTCGGATGACACATTCTGGCTGATGCAAGCCCTCGTGCAACTGGGGTTCGAAGTCTTCGCCGACGTGCCGGGTCGGAGGGTGGAGGTGGTCGGGCTGGGCGGGAGGATCCCGGCGGGAAAGGCGGATATCTTCGTGGGCAACGCCGGGACGGTGGCCCGTTTCCTTCCACCCTTCCTGGCCCTGGGACGGGGCGTTTACCGGCTTGATGGAACCCCAAGGATGCGCGAGCGCCCCGTCTCCGATCTCGTTGACGCCCTGCGCGCCCTCGGGGTGCGCGTCGACTACGAGGAGGACGAAGGCCGTTTCCCGATAGTCGTCCATGGCGGTGGCATCCCCGGAGGCTCCGTCACCGTCCCCGGCGATAAGAGCAGCCAGTTCCTGAGCGGCCTCCTCCTCGCCGCGCCTTACACCAGGGAGGGCCTCTCGCTGAAGGTGGGCGGACAGCTCGTCTCGAAACCCTACGTGGAGATCACGGCGCGCATGATGCGCTCCTTCGGTGGCACCCTCGAGTCGTTCGAAGGCGGATACCGCGTGTCCCCCGGTGCCTACCGGGCGCGTCACTACGCCGTTGAACCCGACGCCTCGGCCGCCTCCTACTTCTTCGCCGTCGCCGCGGCGACCGGTGGGCGCATCCGGGTCGCTGGTCTGCCTCCCAATGCCATCCAGGGTGACCTCCGGTTCGTTCACCTCCTCAAACGTATGGGATGCCAGGTCGCCTTCGACGCCGGCGTGGTCGAAGTCCGGGGCCCCGAACGTCTGCGTGGTATCGACGCCGATATGGGAGATATCTCAGATACCATGATGACCCTCGCCGCTATCGCCCCCTTCGCCGATCGCCCCACCACCATGACCGGCCTCGGGCATACCCGCCACCAGGAGACCGACCGCCTCTCCGCCGTCGCCCGCGAACTCTCCCGACTCGGCGTCCGGGTCGAAGAGAGAGTGAATTCTTTACGCATAATACCCGGAAAGGACAGGAGGTTGCGTAGGGGGCTGGTCCGAACCTACGACGACCACCGGATGGCGATGTCGTTTGCGGTGGCTGGACTGGTGGCGGAGGGTATCCGGATAGAGAATCCCGGGTGCGTCACGAAGACGCTGCCCGGGTACTTCGGGTTGCTGGAGGGGCTACGCGGTTAG
- the scpB gene encoding SMC-Scp complex subunit ScpB, translated as MESPDPAVLVEAVLLVSGRPIGERALLSATGLDRDELEQALSRLAGKYDVQNSGIVLRQVAGGWQLATNPRCAGAVERFRGEARPAPLSGAAYEVLSCVLYLGPMTRGAISSVRGVNSDAVVRHLIERNLLAEVGTDGESPGAPALLDVTEDFLIATSAEGRGDFTPLEELVSEEELARVRERLTDRAPGKE; from the coding sequence ATGGAGAGCCCGGACCCCGCGGTGCTCGTAGAGGCCGTGCTGCTGGTGAGTGGGAGGCCGATCGGCGAGCGGGCCCTTCTCTCGGCCACCGGGCTTGACCGGGATGAGCTGGAGCAGGCGCTCTCCCGTCTCGCCGGCAAGTACGACGTGCAGAATTCCGGCATTGTCCTGCGGCAGGTGGCCGGAGGGTGGCAACTCGCGACGAACCCCCGCTGCGCGGGAGCGGTCGAACGCTTCCGCGGTGAGGCCCGTCCCGCGCCGCTCTCGGGCGCCGCCTACGAGGTGCTCTCCTGTGTGCTCTACCTGGGGCCGATGACGCGTGGCGCCATCTCCTCCGTGCGGGGTGTGAACTCCGACGCCGTGGTGCGTCACCTCATCGAACGCAACCTCCTCGCCGAGGTGGGCACCGACGGGGAGAGCCCGGGGGCGCCGGCACTGCTGGACGTCACCGAGGATTTCCTCATCGCGACCTCCGCCGAAGGGCGCGGGGACTTCACACCCCTCGAGGAGCTGGTGAGCGAGGAGGAGCTCGCGCGGGTGCGCGAGCGGCTGACAGACCGGGCTCCGGGGAAGGAATGA
- the pqqD gene encoding pyrroloquinoline quinone biosynthesis peptide chaperone PqqD, giving the protein MDVQVLSTSRPRLARQARTQWDPVREKRVLLSPEGVLILNETGARIIELCDGERTVGEIVERLRERYERVVEEEVCDFIARLAARRLVEVKDG; this is encoded by the coding sequence GTGGACGTGCAGGTTCTGAGCACCAGCAGGCCCCGCCTCGCCCGACAGGCACGCACGCAGTGGGACCCCGTGCGGGAAAAGAGGGTGTTGCTCTCGCCAGAGGGGGTTCTGATCCTGAACGAGACCGGTGCCCGGATCATCGAGTTGTGTGATGGAGAGCGGACGGTCGGGGAGATAGTCGAGAGGCTGCGCGAGCGGTACGAGCGCGTGGTCGAGGAGGAGGTGTGTGACTTCATCGCCCGGCTCGCCGCCCGGCGGTTGGTGGAGGTGAAAGATGGATGA
- a CDS encoding CTP synthase, whose product MEDFDTKYIFVTGGVVSSIGKGTSAASLGMLLKSRGYRVALQKFDPYINVDPGTMNPYQHGEVFVTEDGAETDLDLGHYERFLDENLGRLSNVTTGSVYWEVIQRERRGDYLGATVQVIPHITNEIKSRIGRLGEDRDIVITEIGGTVGDIESLPFLEAIRQFRNDVGRKNVLYVHVSYVPYIEAAGELKTKPTQHSVQRLREIGISPDIIICRADRPISEEIRRKIALFGDADFESVIPALNAPSLYAIPLDLHDEGLDELVLEKLGLPAPRANLARWRDLVERMTSLEESVRIAIVGKYTRLQDAYISIVEALGHAGVACGLKPDLDWIDAERITDQRAAGELLGGADGVLVVPGFGSRGVEGKIEAVRYARESGKPFLGLCLGMQVAVIEFARNVAGLKGADSTEFDEDTPHPVIDIMADQIGVDKGGTMRLGHYPCRIVPGTLAESLYGSGTIGERHRHRYEVNNAYRSALEEAGMIFSGLSPDGRLVELAEIPDHPFFIGSQFHPEFKSRPLRPHPLFLGFVRACGRLRHLSPEVARSGEGG is encoded by the coding sequence ATGGAGGACTTCGATACCAAGTACATCTTCGTGACCGGCGGGGTGGTCTCCTCCATAGGTAAGGGGACCAGCGCTGCCTCCCTGGGGATGCTCCTCAAGAGCCGGGGTTACAGGGTGGCGCTGCAGAAGTTCGACCCCTACATAAACGTCGACCCGGGTACCATGAACCCCTACCAGCACGGGGAGGTCTTCGTCACCGAGGACGGGGCCGAGACCGACCTGGACCTGGGACACTACGAGCGCTTCCTGGACGAGAACCTGGGCCGGCTCTCCAACGTCACCACCGGCAGCGTCTACTGGGAGGTCATCCAGCGCGAGCGGCGGGGCGACTACCTGGGGGCGACCGTGCAGGTGATCCCGCACATAACCAACGAGATAAAAAGCAGGATCGGACGCCTCGGCGAGGACAGGGACATCGTCATCACCGAGATCGGCGGCACGGTGGGAGACATCGAGAGCCTGCCGTTCCTGGAGGCGATAAGGCAGTTCCGCAACGACGTGGGCCGGAAGAACGTCCTCTACGTCCACGTCTCCTACGTCCCCTACATCGAGGCCGCCGGGGAGCTGAAGACCAAGCCGACCCAGCACTCCGTGCAGCGGTTGCGCGAGATAGGCATCTCCCCGGACATCATCATCTGCCGCGCCGACCGCCCGATAAGCGAGGAGATAAGGCGCAAGATCGCCCTCTTCGGTGATGCGGACTTCGAGTCGGTGATCCCGGCGCTCAACGCCCCCTCGCTCTACGCGATCCCGCTCGATCTGCACGACGAGGGGCTCGACGAGCTGGTCCTGGAGAAGCTTGGCCTGCCTGCCCCGCGCGCCAACCTGGCCCGCTGGCGCGATCTGGTGGAGAGGATGACCTCCCTCGAAGAGAGCGTGAGGATAGCGATAGTCGGCAAATACACCCGGCTGCAGGACGCCTACATCTCCATCGTCGAGGCGCTCGGGCACGCGGGCGTGGCCTGCGGGCTCAAGCCCGATCTGGACTGGATAGACGCGGAGAGGATAACAGACCAGCGGGCGGCCGGAGAGCTGCTGGGCGGGGCGGACGGCGTCCTCGTCGTCCCCGGCTTCGGCAGCCGCGGGGTGGAGGGCAAGATCGAGGCCGTCCGTTACGCCCGCGAAAGCGGCAAACCCTTCCTCGGGCTGTGTCTGGGGATGCAGGTCGCGGTCATCGAGTTCGCCCGCAACGTCGCCGGGCTCAAAGGGGCAGATTCGACCGAGTTCGACGAAGACACTCCACACCCGGTCATAGACATCATGGCCGACCAGATAGGCGTCGACAAGGGTGGGACCATGCGTCTCGGCCACTACCCCTGCCGGATAGTCCCCGGCACGCTCGCCGAGTCGCTCTACGGCAGTGGCACCATCGGAGAACGACACCGCCACCGCTACGAAGTGAACAACGCCTACCGGAGCGCGTTGGAGGAAGCCGGGATGATCTTCTCCGGGCTCTCCCCGGACGGCAGGCTGGTCGAGCTGGCAGAGATCCCCGATCACCCTTTCTTCATAGGGAGCCAGTTCCACCCGGAGTTCAAGAGCCGCCCGCTGCGCCCGCACCCGCTGTTTCTGGGCTTCGTCAGGGCCTGCGGCAGGCTGCGCCACCTCTCGCCGGAGGTGGCGAGGAGTGGGGAGGGAGGCTGA
- a CDS encoding pseudouridine synthase, protein MRLQAYLARSGAAPSRRKAEALIREGRVQVNGSVAPLGMKISPGDTVLLDGRPVHLPETRAYLALNKPAGYITTLSDERGRPTVAELVPSIPGLVPVGRLDADTTGLIVMTNDGRLAHRVAHPSYEIEKEYRLTLQNPVPKDALHALAAGPDLEDGPMAPPVISRLHRGRHRTVLHLTIHEGRKRIIRRACQAVGLHLVHLERVRVGPVRLGDLAPGEYRRLTGEEVEELWRGR, encoded by the coding sequence ATGCGTTTGCAGGCTTACCTCGCCCGCAGCGGCGCCGCGCCCTCCCGGCGTAAGGCGGAGGCCCTCATCAGGGAGGGGCGCGTGCAGGTCAACGGAAGCGTGGCCCCTCTGGGGATGAAGATCTCCCCTGGAGACACCGTGCTCCTCGACGGAAGACCCGTCCACCTGCCGGAGACCAGGGCCTACCTGGCGCTCAACAAACCGGCGGGTTACATCACCACCCTCTCCGACGAGCGGGGCAGGCCGACGGTCGCGGAGCTCGTCCCCTCCATTCCCGGTCTCGTCCCCGTGGGGCGGCTCGACGCGGATACGACCGGCCTGATCGTCATGACCAACGACGGCAGGCTTGCTCACCGCGTAGCCCACCCCTCCTACGAGATCGAAAAAGAGTATCGCCTCACCCTGCAGAACCCGGTTCCCAAAGATGCGCTGCATGCTCTCGCCGCAGGGCCCGATCTCGAGGACGGTCCGATGGCCCCGCCCGTGATCTCCCGCCTGCACCGCGGGCGGCACCGCACCGTCCTCCACCTCACCATCCATGAAGGCCGTAAACGCATAATACGCAGGGCCTGCCAGGCCGTGGGACTTCACCTCGTCCACCTGGAGCGTGTGAGGGTGGGGCCGGTGCGGCTCGGAGATCTCGCGCCGGGAGAGTACCGCCGACTGACCGGAGAGGAGGTGGAGGAGCTGTGGCGAGGGAGATAA
- the ald gene encoding alanine dehydrogenase — MRIGIVRERAPGETRVALDPHAVYELTRVGHLVLVERGAGAGADIPDTRYREAGARILKEAASVYEGAELIARVSGPPPEEYAYLREDLILLAFLSLPVNPQLMRALLDSRCIAVALESIRDRRGRLPVLTPMSEIAGRLVPQIGARYLQKNEGGRGILLGGATGVRPGRVVILGCGIVGSVAARVSSGLGAQVTVMDRDLDRLRRLEEMSPEGVTTLAANAMNVEEAVTRADLLIGAVFVSGTRTPHLVGRRTVAAMRDGSVIVDVDVDYGGCVETSRPTTLDDPTFVEEGVIHYCVKNVPATVPVTATHALSNALLPYVRSIAGLGLADSLNSDPGLGVGVALAEGSVVSRSLARACGMEYHSLSSVLPLHREVR; from the coding sequence TTGAGGATCGGGATCGTGCGCGAACGCGCCCCCGGTGAGACGCGGGTCGCGCTCGATCCTCACGCCGTCTACGAGTTGACGCGCGTGGGCCATCTGGTGCTGGTCGAACGCGGGGCTGGCGCGGGGGCCGACATCCCGGACACCCGCTACCGGGAGGCCGGCGCCCGCATCCTGAAGGAGGCCGCTTCGGTCTACGAGGGAGCGGAGCTCATCGCCCGTGTCTCGGGGCCGCCGCCCGAGGAGTACGCCTACCTGAGGGAGGATCTCATCCTTCTGGCCTTCCTCTCCCTCCCGGTCAACCCGCAGCTCATGCGGGCTCTGCTCGACTCTCGCTGCATCGCTGTCGCCCTGGAGAGCATCCGCGACCGCCGGGGACGCCTGCCGGTGCTGACCCCGATGAGCGAGATCGCCGGTCGCCTCGTCCCTCAGATCGGGGCTCGCTACCTGCAGAAGAACGAGGGGGGCCGCGGGATCCTGCTCGGCGGCGCGACCGGCGTGCGGCCCGGCCGGGTAGTCATCCTTGGGTGCGGGATCGTGGGGTCCGTGGCCGCCAGAGTCTCGAGCGGCCTCGGGGCCCAGGTGACCGTGATGGACCGGGACCTCGATCGCCTGCGACGCCTGGAGGAGATGAGCCCCGAGGGGGTGACCACCCTGGCGGCGAACGCGATGAACGTCGAGGAGGCGGTGACGCGTGCGGACCTCCTCATCGGGGCTGTCTTCGTCTCCGGGACGAGGACCCCTCACCTGGTCGGCCGCCGGACGGTCGCCGCCATGCGCGACGGCAGCGTCATAGTCGACGTGGACGTCGACTACGGTGGTTGCGTGGAGACCTCCCGTCCGACCACCCTCGACGACCCGACCTTCGTTGAGGAGGGCGTGATCCACTACTGCGTGAAGAACGTACCCGCGACCGTGCCCGTGACGGCCACCCACGCCCTCTCCAACGCCCTGCTCCCTTATGTCCGCAGCATCGCGGGACTCGGGCTGGCCGACTCTCTCAACTCCGACCCGGGGCTCGGCGTGGGCGTGGCGCTCGCCGAGGGAAGCGTGGTGAGCCGTTCGCTGGCCAGAGCCTGCGGCATGGAATATCATTCTCTCTCCTCAGTTCTGCCCCTCCACCGGGAGGTGAGATGA
- the pqqE gene encoding pyrroloquinoline quinone biosynthesis protein PqqE, with protein sequence MDERPFGMLAELTYACPLHCPYCSNPLNLSDYREELTADEWKRVLGEARSFGVLQLHLSGGEPLQRRDLVEIVACARELGFYTNLITSSIGLSRRRACELREAGLDHVQISIQADEPSLSDRIAGTPSYEKKVAAARMVKEMGWPLTLNVVLHRHNIDRIGSILDLAEDLGADQVELANTQYYGWAWLNRASLLPSRAQLDRAEEVVRAARERLSGKMEIVYVIPDYYSEYPKPCMGGWGRRQMTVTPNGDVLPCPAAHILPLPRASVRERSLEWIWEESTIFNRFRGTSWMPEPCRSCPRREIDFGGCRCQAFLLTGDAARTDPVCHLSPDHGLVEEAVQATGREPEPDGFVPRAYEGHRV encoded by the coding sequence ATGGATGAGAGACCCTTCGGGATGCTGGCGGAGCTCACCTACGCCTGCCCGCTGCACTGTCCCTACTGCTCGAACCCGCTCAACCTTTCGGACTACCGTGAAGAGCTGACAGCAGACGAATGGAAGCGGGTGCTCGGTGAGGCGCGCTCCTTTGGGGTACTCCAGCTCCACCTTTCGGGTGGCGAGCCGCTTCAGAGACGCGATCTCGTCGAGATCGTCGCCTGCGCCCGCGAACTCGGCTTCTATACCAACCTCATCACGAGCTCCATAGGCCTGTCGAGAAGGAGGGCCTGCGAGTTGCGGGAGGCCGGCCTCGACCACGTCCAGATCAGCATCCAGGCCGACGAGCCCTCTCTCTCCGACCGCATAGCCGGGACGCCGTCTTACGAGAAGAAAGTCGCCGCGGCGCGCATGGTCAAGGAGATGGGCTGGCCGCTGACGCTGAACGTCGTACTCCACCGGCACAACATCGACAGGATCGGAAGCATCCTGGATCTGGCCGAAGATCTCGGGGCGGATCAGGTGGAGCTTGCCAACACCCAGTACTACGGATGGGCCTGGCTCAACCGCGCGTCGCTCCTGCCCAGCAGGGCACAGCTCGATCGGGCCGAGGAGGTGGTACGCGCCGCGCGCGAGCGGCTTTCCGGGAAGATGGAGATCGTCTACGTCATCCCCGACTATTACAGTGAGTATCCCAAGCCCTGTATGGGTGGCTGGGGGCGGAGGCAGATGACGGTTACCCCGAACGGTGACGTGCTGCCGTGCCCTGCGGCGCACATTCTGCCCCTCCCCAGGGCCAGCGTGCGCGAGAGATCGCTGGAGTGGATCTGGGAGGAGTCGACCATCTTCAACCGCTTCCGGGGAACCTCTTGGATGCCTGAGCCCTGCCGCAGCTGCCCCCGTCGCGAGATCGATTTCGGCGGCTGCCGTTGCCAAGCCTTCCTGCTCACCGGCGACGCAGCGCGCACCGACCCCGTCTGCCACCTCTCGCCCGACCACGGCCTCGTGGAGGAGGCCGTGCAGGCCACCGGCAGAGAGCCGGAGCCCGACGGGTTCGTCCCCCGCGCCTACGAGGGCCACAGGGTGTAG
- the cmk gene encoding (d)CMP kinase has protein sequence MGGILIAIDGPAGSGKSSVAREVARRLGVVDISTGAVYRAVALVALEEGVDHADEEGLVRIARKMELAPGGVRYDGRWISGEELHAPEVSGVASRVSVHSGVREVLLPVQRRAAEEARRAGGAVVEGRDIGTVVLPEADLKVFLSASTEERARRRALQSGMESELDEVRRAIMLRDRRDTERESAPLRPAPDAVVLDTTDMGFEEVVEKITALARRRSGSSAGG, from the coding sequence ATGGGTGGAATTCTGATAGCTATAGACGGGCCGGCCGGGAGTGGCAAGAGCTCGGTGGCCCGGGAGGTGGCACGCAGGCTTGGGGTGGTGGACATAAGCACCGGTGCTGTCTACCGTGCCGTGGCGCTGGTAGCTCTCGAGGAGGGTGTGGATCACGCCGACGAAGAGGGGCTGGTTCGGATAGCCAGGAAGATGGAGCTGGCGCCCGGCGGGGTGAGATACGACGGCAGGTGGATCTCCGGAGAAGAGCTGCACGCGCCCGAGGTCTCCGGGGTGGCGTCCCGGGTATCTGTGCACTCCGGAGTGAGGGAGGTCCTGCTGCCCGTGCAGCGCAGGGCGGCGGAGGAGGCCCGGCGGGCGGGTGGGGCTGTGGTGGAAGGGAGGGACATAGGCACGGTGGTTCTCCCCGAGGCCGACCTGAAAGTATTCCTCTCTGCCTCTACGGAGGAGAGGGCCCGGCGGAGGGCGTTGCAGAGCGGCATGGAGTCCGAGCTCGACGAAGTGCGCCGGGCCATAATGCTGCGGGATCGTCGGGATACGGAGCGGGAGAGCGCCCCGCTCAGGCCCGCCCCGGACGCGGTGGTGCTGGACACCACGGACATGGGCTTCGAGGAGGTAGTCGAGAAGATAACGGCCCTAGCCCGCCGGCGCAGCGGCTCCTCCGCGGGGGGGTGA
- the pqqC gene encoding pyrroloquinoline-quinone synthase PqqC, with the protein MEASEKGGFVEALRAQSERYHSRHPFHVAMNQGKLGRSQIRGWVANRFYYQKNIPRKDAAILSNCPDIGVRRRWIRRVLDHDGTSEGEGGIEAWLRLGEAVGLGREEVWDERHVVPGVRFAVDAYVNFARTRPWTEAVASSLTELFAPDLMAERLEAFERFYTWIDPGGLAYFRSRLSQAPRDSEHALEVVLEYCKTPEQQQRAVDALAFKNDVLWSMLDAIEKAYPAEDG; encoded by the coding sequence ATGGAAGCATCGGAGAAGGGTGGCTTCGTCGAAGCTCTGCGCGCGCAGTCGGAACGCTACCACAGCCGGCACCCCTTCCACGTGGCGATGAACCAGGGGAAGCTGGGGCGAAGTCAGATCCGGGGCTGGGTGGCGAACCGTTTCTACTATCAGAAGAACATCCCGCGCAAGGACGCGGCCATCCTCTCCAACTGTCCCGACATCGGGGTGCGCAGGCGTTGGATCCGTCGCGTCCTCGACCACGATGGAACGTCCGAAGGGGAGGGAGGGATCGAGGCCTGGCTGCGCCTGGGTGAAGCTGTGGGGCTTGGGCGGGAGGAGGTGTGGGACGAGCGGCACGTCGTTCCCGGCGTGCGCTTCGCCGTCGACGCCTACGTGAACTTCGCCCGCACCCGACCGTGGACCGAGGCGGTCGCCTCCTCGCTCACCGAGCTGTTCGCACCGGATCTGATGGCCGAACGCCTGGAGGCTTTCGAGCGGTTCTACACCTGGATCGACCCCGGGGGACTCGCGTACTTTCGATCCCGCCTCTCGCAGGCCCCACGTGACTCCGAGCACGCGCTGGAGGTGGTCCTGGAGTACTGCAAGACACCGGAGCAACAGCAGCGGGCGGTGGATGCGCTCGCTTTCAAGAACGATGTTCTCTGGAGTATGCTCGACGCGATCGAAAAGGCGTATCCAGCCGAGGATGGATAG
- the pqqB gene encoding pyrroloquinoline quinone biosynthesis protein PqqB, with protein MRVLGAAAGGGFPQWNCGCPCCRAVREGSRPCRSRTQSSVAVSADYRRWFLLNASPDVRAQIESFDALHPRGLRESPIEAVLLTDAELDHTAGLLFLREAEGVEVHSTAAVREVLLTGTAVLRTLEAFTSVGWRRVVAGEEAQLGGGLLLYQAFEVPTRKQARFGGGRESVIGYRITDGRAGGSLVYLPGVQELTEGVLDQIERSSCLLFDGTCWRDDELIRLGVSGKSSREMGHLPVGGEDGSLKRLSALDIPRKIYVHINNTNPILLEDSPERRAVEEAGLEVAEDGMELEV; from the coding sequence GTGCGCGTGCTCGGAGCGGCTGCCGGAGGAGGGTTCCCGCAGTGGAACTGCGGTTGCCCCTGCTGCCGGGCCGTACGTGAGGGCTCGAGGCCCTGCCGCTCGCGCACCCAGTCCTCCGTCGCCGTGAGCGCTGACTACCGGAGATGGTTCCTCCTCAACGCTTCACCGGACGTTCGCGCTCAGATCGAATCTTTCGATGCCCTGCACCCGCGTGGGCTGAGGGAGAGCCCCATCGAAGCCGTGTTGCTGACGGACGCGGAGCTCGACCACACCGCCGGGTTGCTGTTTTTGCGGGAGGCTGAAGGGGTGGAGGTACACTCCACTGCGGCTGTACGCGAGGTCCTTCTTACGGGTACCGCCGTGCTGCGTACGCTGGAGGCATTCACCAGCGTCGGGTGGCGCAGGGTCGTCGCAGGGGAGGAGGCGCAGCTCGGAGGTGGCCTTCTTCTCTACCAGGCGTTTGAGGTACCGACCAGAAAACAGGCCCGTTTCGGGGGCGGGAGGGAGAGCGTGATCGGGTACCGCATCACCGACGGGCGTGCTGGCGGGAGTCTGGTGTACCTGCCGGGGGTTCAGGAGCTGACGGAGGGGGTGCTCGATCAGATCGAGAGAAGCAGTTGCCTGCTCTTCGACGGTACCTGCTGGCGGGATGACGAGCTGATCCGGCTCGGCGTCTCCGGGAAGAGCTCGCGCGAGATGGGGCACCTGCCAGTGGGTGGTGAGGACGGCAGTCTGAAACGGCTCTCTGCGCTCGATATCCCACGCAAAATCTATGTCCACATCAACAACACCAATCCCATCCTGCTCGAAGACTCACCCGAGCGGCGTGCCGTCGAGGAGGCGGGGCTCGAGGTGGCCGAGGACGGGATGGAGCTGGAGGTCTGA
- a CDS encoding segregation and condensation protein A, with translation MNPGSPRPLSDFSVEIEVYSGPYEWLLALILHQEIDVFEVPLRDLVSLYLRERISEGERALERDAEFAGSAAALVLLKSNSLFPALEEPAGDAGEEVSAEDLAQRLSTYLRVKRGAEYLRGRFERGWGYHPTGHALEPRRGMLRIDRRRLEVSARRVFSRLEEPSLAHIDRITLSLRDLVSLIRDALLKGGGPLSYEELVRDMDRVGRALAFAAAVSLASEGEVRLLQEEPFGPLRVMPA, from the coding sequence ATGAATCCGGGATCTCCTCGCCCCCTTTCGGACTTCAGCGTCGAGATCGAGGTCTACTCCGGACCGTACGAGTGGCTCCTCGCCCTGATACTCCACCAGGAGATCGACGTCTTCGAGGTCCCGCTGCGCGACCTCGTGTCCCTCTACCTGAGGGAGCGTATCTCGGAGGGAGAGAGAGCCCTCGAGCGCGACGCCGAGTTCGCCGGTTCTGCAGCGGCCCTCGTCCTGCTCAAGAGCAACTCTCTCTTCCCTGCCCTAGAGGAGCCGGCGGGTGATGCCGGGGAGGAGGTTTCCGCGGAGGACCTGGCACAGAGGCTATCCACCTACCTCAGGGTGAAGCGGGGCGCTGAGTATCTCAGGGGGCGTTTCGAGCGTGGTTGGGGATACCACCCGACGGGACACGCGCTCGAACCCCGGAGGGGAATGCTGCGGATTGACCGCAGGAGGCTTGAGGTGTCCGCGCGGCGCGTGTTCTCGAGGCTGGAGGAGCCCTCGCTGGCGCACATCGACCGGATAACGCTGAGCCTGCGGGATCTTGTGTCCCTGATCCGGGACGCTCTGCTCAAAGGTGGAGGGCCACTCTCCTACGAGGAGCTCGTGCGGGACATGGACCGCGTCGGCCGGGCACTGGCGTTCGCGGCCGCGGTCTCGCTCGCTTCCGAGGGCGAGGTGCGCCTGTTGCAGGAGGAGCCTTTCGGACCCCTGAGGGTAATGCCGGCGTGA